cagaaacagcgccgtcttctctggaccaaaactCAAATGGTCtgaagcaaagtggaaaactgttctgtggtcagatggatggaGAGGAGAGTGCGCATCCAGGGTTGCATcagggcagcttccacatctgtgaggGATATATCATTTATAATTCAGAGGCCTAACTTTTGACAGACATGGTAAATAGTCTGCACAGTGCTCAATGTTCAAGGACAGTTCAACATGTGGACTGAACCTTCTGCAATCAATGGACACAACCTGTAGTTCCACCTGTGCCACAGCCAACCGTGGCACCCACAGCCGAACAGGTGTATCTGTGGATTCTTTGTGACTAACAAACCAAAATGGTGGCGAATAAAACACTAACTTTTAATGACATAGACAAACCAAGAGAGATCACGGGGTCTagcttttaaacaaaacatacatgaCAATCACTCTGATTAATGAATAGATTTTTACACATTCTGGCTTTTAACTtctatcattttctttcttccttctaCAAATTAGGACAAAACTAAAATTCCACTcttatacttttttaaaaaatatgaaggaACCTTAAATGCCTTTTACTCAAAGTTATGACACTTtgttatgttaaaaatgttaatgtgtCCATGCAGCTGCACTAAAATGACCACCAACCAATCGGAATTTAGCTGCGATTTCATTCATGGAATTCTAAATATTTGTCCAATACTtccaaaaaagggaaaactcTGGAACGTGGagacatttttttcagaatCTGCACATACCAACCTCCTTAAGATATACATCAGTGTGTATTTgggttttaaaagaataaaggaGGGACTCTTATTACTTACCAAAGATAATCTGACATCTGCTGCAGGGTGCAGCTCCAGTTAAACTGCTGCTTATCTAACACCTTCAACTTTAGAGCTGTAGTTTAACTTCTGAATCCCATTGAAGCTCCCAAAAAGACCCATTACTGTGTGCAAACATGCCtcttttaaaacaagttttacatTACATAAAAGgctaaaaagaaatgtttattcaCATATCATTAACAAGATGTTGACATGATTCAGAGAAGAATTTTCAgatcagtaaaatattaaaacaggtaaataaaaactttgtttttgaaatgttttaaaaccaaTTTTGAAACAATACAATCAGTATTAAATCCAAAACTAAACCCTTAAAGACAAAATTACACATTATAATTTGctgaattttaaataaatcagaatataATGCACACCTTCTAGAGTTAGTCAGAACTTCATTAATAATCAAATGTATTATTATGAttagaatatatatttttttaagatccTCCTTCTTAAGACACAACACTGACACAACAACGAAGAACAGTCGTCTTCTCTTCACACTTCGGCATCAGTGACATCTCTTCATGACGTGATGACTGAGAGACGCGACTTCATTGACGTGAAGAGAAGAGctgctcttcttctgtggtgtcaGCGACGTTTTAGGCCTCATTTGTTCTCAAGTTTTTGTTTCACAGATTGATGTTTCTATTAAGAGTTGGTGGAACTTCCTGCAGAGTCTGCGGCCTGCAGGATGCCTGCCAGGCTCGGTCTGTCCAGAGGGTTTTTACACGGGTGAGAAAGAAGAACCTTCCCTGTGTCGTCCAGCAAAAAGTCTCCTCCCatctgagaaataaaaacagtgaagcGGCATGACATTAAGCTCAGCCTTCTGTGGTTTAGCCTCTGATTTTAGGTTTAAATTGATGTCATCCTCACAAATGTGAAGAtgctgtgaaaatgtgaaaggaAATCACAACTAAGCAGGTCCACCTtcctagtactgggttggacccctttttcctgCAGAAGTGCTcttgagatggttgtgtgtgaaaatccacgtagatcagcagtttatgaaatcccctttcttcctcattctgatactcagtttaaacttcagaAAGTCGTCAACAtgtgactgacttttactgtctggagagatctcagagatgagaaggatgaagatggatgctgggGCTCAGCAGTGCTTCTTTAAGGCccagtctgctctgattggtcggaAATGGCAGCATCATATGCAGCTGCTCATTTAACTTGACTCAAGCCAGGAgttatgtaaatgtgttcaATGGTGAAGTCATTAAGACTCAAAGCCTGAGCTATAggacataaaaatataatttagtaTGAAGTTTGTTTTCCAAACATTTGACATCTACTTGgatttatataaaaacttaaagaggaaaacaataatataaacactttttgtttttcctgctctGCTTTCCTAAAGCCTGACAGGTTTGAActataattaatattttgttatttatgtcTTATGTGGTGCATATGCAAAGGAAACCTGGGAACTTATATGTCAGGAATATTGTACAGAATGAACAGAAAAGTAGACAAATTAATGTAATTTCCCACCCTGCACATCCATCTGTACCTGGTAGATGTCTTCCAGAAGACGAGGAGGGATATCAGGGAGGTCTCTTTGTGCAAGTGAGTACTCGGAGTACTGCAGCAGGCAGCTGAACTTCATCACCTTGGCGTAGGACGAGCCGAGGCCGAAGCTCCTGTAGATCTTTGCCAGGAGAGAAACATTTGTGCTCCATTCATGCAGGTTAATCAGCAGTTACTCAGCAtcatatttctttaatttcacaGATGCCAACATCTGGTGGTTGACTTTTCAGAGTGGAAGGTTTTGGTTTTTGACACCTCATCAAACAGCTGTTAAATCATTTGTTTGTATCTTCCATGAATTACAGCCGTCTCCACATTTTAATACACCTGCCCACCAGAACTGATTCTTTCTCTTTCCATGAAACGTTTGTTGGTTTCTTTTTGTCACATAAATGTTCTGTATAACATGATGAAGATGCACATCCTGACCTTCCTCTCGGGATCCAGCAACATCTTGAAGGTGCACCCAGTCTGTTCCAGCCACAGCTTGGCTCCCTCCACACCGCCGAAGGAAACCACCAAAACCCGCACTGACCGAGCTTCCAGGAGGGTCTGCAGCACagcaaggaagaaaaaaagtttacacACATGCATCACAATTCTCTTCAGCTTCTCTTTTagatttatcacatttttttgtaCTTGTGGTAAAAATTTAAATGGTTGTAGCTGCAAGGCCAAAGAGCAATGTTggaaaaatgtacataaaaagattaaaagaatcTTGAAAACATACAATGATTAACTTCTATTCAGACTCATGTTACCTCTTTTTACCAGATCTGTCTGCTTTTTCTCGCTGGAAGGTTTGAAGTTAATCAACtctccatcaccacattcaaccagtaaaataaagctgaacagaAGCCTTTTCACAGAAACGTACTGaaatgtaaaactaaataaCAGCAGCCAGATTTCCTTTGCTGGTTTATAAATTTGCATTTAGAAGAtatgaaagaaaacagcaaataaaaactaatacaataaaaaagatgagtaaataactatataaaaacaaatttaaacactTGCTTCAGGtggttttaatctgttttgaAGTAGACTTGATGATAATTTGAGGGGATGGAAACAACTTTGCTTATCTGACCTGGATGAGATTAAAAAGACACGATTCTCCATCTGATTCTCACATCTTCCCAGATATTAGGGTAATTCCTGAAGTTCTCTCTCCGTTTTCCTCTTGTGGATGTCCACTAAAGTTGTTACTGACTTACATATGCGAGTAGTATGGCCTACACCTCCACCCGCTGGTGAGATCATGCAGCCTTGTTTAAACCAGTCCATGAAACATGTCTCTTGAATGGAAACCCAGCTTGTTATCAGAGTAAAGATAAATCAACCTGATTGGCCTCCAGCTCGGCCACGTGGTCTCGTCACGGTAGTCATCCAACATGTCTGATGagaaccagcagcagcttctgacCCCGACCCAGGAATTGTCCGAGTGCAACGCtcctttaaacaaacaaaacctgactgaactgctgcaggctgtttttaaattataaacacAAAGATGGATGACATGATCAATAAATAAACCATCTACGGTTCAGAATTGGTCTAAGTTGGCTGTTTGAACTTACTGTTCGCTCCGTACATCGGTGAACAGAGAGTCGGGGCTCAGGCTGTCTGCAGCCTGTTGTCCTGATAGTTGCTCAtctgtcatctgcagacgtTTGTCCAGATCCTGCAGGAAAGAGTCCCACTCACTCTGCAAACACACCATTCTGAGACATGAGGGTAACGGCACAAAACTCCACAGCTTGTCTTTAAACTCACCACACAGTAAATATGCAGAAGTGATATGCAAAACATGAAACCTAACAAGAACTTTACTCAACTATGACAGTGGAGTGGCCCCAAACAGCCACATAAAattatatatgtacatatacacatatattcaGACctcaagctgcagcagctcctccacctgctctctCACTGCTTCATGGCTGAAAAAGTACAGAAGTTATGTGGTAAAAAGCTGGTGATGGtctaattatatttatttacttcaagTAATTTGTTAGTATGTGgttcactgagaaaaaaaactctacAATGGAAAAGCAGGTAAACTCAACTATTACTAACAATTTATGTCTTGCTGCCATCATCATGCCAAGATGTgaacagagaaaacacaaacaaacaaaacaaaatctctaTAAATGagttgaaataaattaatattgataaactacataaaaaaaaaaaaaaaaacagccagcaAATTTAGCCCAGGAACAAAGCTTCTGGTGCAGAAGAGGTTTCTGTGAACTCAAAAAATTCATGAGATGATCTGTGTGATGGCCGCctaggcagccacacacactgagctctgtctggtaacctttttcttcatttcagttaaatcattttatttgtaatatttaccatttcttttatatttcacatttttcttagcaAGTTTGGCAGGGGGGGTTAACTGATTGGGTGCACacttttagttgactcattcttgtca
The sequence above is drawn from the Melanotaenia boesemani isolate fMelBoe1 chromosome 22, fMelBoe1.pri, whole genome shotgun sequence genome and encodes:
- the selenol gene encoding selenoprotein L — translated: MAEDVSVPAETLRNGLTLLLNLGKILLQNAKQEAADSLETFVPYKITTLFGLVTAAADLYRSLGVKKKSEAEAIWQKSYHHEAVREQVEELLQLESEWDSFLQDLDKRLQMTDEQLSGQQAADSLSPDSLFTDVRSEQSVALGQFLGRGQKLLLVLIRHVGULPURDHVAELEANQTLLEARSVRVLVVSFGGVEGAKLWLEQTGCTFKMLLDPERKIYRSFGLGSSYAKVMKFSCLLQYSEYSLAQRDLPDIPPRLLEDIYQMGGDFLLDDTGKVLLSHPCKNPLDRPSLAGILQAADSAGSSTNS